One Panicum virgatum strain AP13 chromosome 9K, P.virgatum_v5, whole genome shotgun sequence genomic region harbors:
- the LOC120647577 gene encoding AAA-ATPase At2g46620-like, with amino-acid sequence MPLLAASGVVGAGALGGAVAYAALALAALRLLLSYKSALYALRRLWRCADEWAQAYQYHEVPRFACDGAENPLFRKAAAYVAALPSLEDADAASVLSSASRTNGGLSLHLGPGHTARDSFLGARLAWTNAADGGRLVLRVRRHDRTRVLRPYLQHVESVADDMEQRRRELRLFANTGVDGATGAPRWASAPFTHPATLDAVAMDPDLKARVRADLENFLKGRAYYHRLGRVWRRSYLLYGPPGTGKSTFAAAMARFLGYDVYDIDLSRAGSDDLRALLLHTTPRSLILVEDLDRYLQAAGADGEARAARVLSFMDGVASCCGEERVMVFTMRGGKDAVDAAVVRPGRLDVHIHFTLCDFEAFKTLASNYLGLKDHKLYPQVEEGFHHAGARLSPAELGEIMLANRGSPSRALRNVITKLQRVSAGSAAGAPPPRRNTSWSGTGPHWEDQSARASADSTEADETPAGGGVFGKDAPPMREFKKLYGLIKVKSRREGSGVVPLEADAHGPPTPGNHDRER; translated from the coding sequence ATGCCACTGCTCGCCGCGAGCGGTGTCGTCGGCGCTGGCGCCctgggcggcgccgtcgcctacgccgccctcgcgctcgcggcgctgcggctgctgctctcATACAAGTCGGCGCTCTACGCGCTGCGCCGCCTCTGGCGCTGCGCCGACGAGTGGGCGCAGGCGTACCAGTACCACGAGGTGCCGCGCTTCGCCTGCGACGGCGCCGAGAACCCGCTCTTCCGCAAGGCCGCCGCGTACGTGGCCGCGCTGCCGTCCCTcgaggacgccgacgccgcctccgTGCTCTCGTCCGCGTCCAGGACCAACGGGGGACTCTCGCTCCACCTCGGCCCGGGCCACACCGCGCGGGACTCGTTCCTCGGCGCGCGCCTCGCGTGGACCAACGCCGCCGACGGCGGCCGCCTGGTGCTGCGCGTGCGCCGCCACGACCGGACACGCGTGCTGCGCCCCTACCTGCAGCACGTCGAGTCCGTCGCCGACGACATGGAGCAGCGCCGGCGCGAGCTGCGCCTCTTCGCCAACACCGGCGTGGACGGGGCCACGGGCGCGCCGCGGTGGGCGTCGGCGCCCTTCACGCACCCGGCCACGCTCGACGCCGTGGCCATGGACCCGGACCTCAAGGCCCGCGTCCGCGCGGATCTCGAGAATTTCCTCAAGGGCCGCGCCTACTACCACCGCCTCGGCCGCGTCTGGCGCCGGAGCTACCTCCTCTACGGCCCGCCGGGCACCGGCAAGTCCACGttcgcggcggccatggcgcggttCCTGGGCTACGACGTCTACGACATCGACCTGTCCCGCGCCGGCAGCGACGACCTCCGCGCGCTGCTCCTGCACACCACCCCGCGGTCGCTCATCCTGGTCGAGGACCTGGACCGGTACCtgcaggccgccggcgcggacggcgaggcgcgggcggcgagggtgcTGAGCTTCATGGACGGCGTCGCCTCGTGCTGCGGCGAGGAGCGGGTGATGGTGTTCACGATGCGCGGGGGCAAGGACGCCGTGGAcgcggcggtggtgcggccgGGGCGGCTGGACGTGCACATCCACTTCACGCTCTGCGACTTCGAGGCCTTCAAGACGCTGGCCAGCAACTACCTGGGGCTCAAGGACCACAAGCTCTACCCGCAGGTGGAGGAGGGCTTCCaccacgccggcgcccgccTCAGCCCCGCCGAGCTCGGCGAGATCATGCTCGCCAACCGCGGCTCCCCGAGCCGCGCGCTCCGCAACGTCATCACCAAGCTCCAGCGCGTGTCCGCCGGATCAGCAgcaggcgcgccgccgcccaggcggAACACGAGCTGGTCCGGGACCGGGCCACACTGGGAGGACCAGTCGGCGCGCGCCAGCGCGGACTCCACGGAAGCCGACGAGACGCCGGCGGGAGGTGGGGTGTTCGGCAAGGACGCGCCGCCGATGAGGGAGTTCAAGAAGCTCTACGGGCTGATCAAGGTCAAGAGCCGGAGGGAGGGCTCCGGCGTCGTGCCTCTGGAAGCCGACGCGCACGGGCCGCCGACGCCGGGCAACCACGACAGGGAGCGGTGA
- the LOC120647575 gene encoding mitochondrial import inner membrane translocase subunit TIM23-2-like, which produces MADPRLFPSGSDDRRDDSGRRLYNPYQDLNIPYKQLYDLPTSPEFLFQEEAIAQRRSWGENLTYYTGIGYLGGAVAGAALGLRDAARGAEPGEPAKIRANRVLNSCGSSGRRFGNTLGVIGLMYAGIESAMVAARDRDDWINSVAAGLGTGALFRAANGPRSAAVAGAVGGVLAGADAAAKQVGKRYVPAL; this is translated from the coding sequence ATGGCCGATCCGCGGCTGTTCCCGTCGGGATCTGACGACCGCCGCGACgactccggccgccgcctctaCAACCCGTACCAGGACCTCAACATCCCCTACAAGCAGCTCTACGACCTGCCCACCTCCCCGGAGTTCCTCTTCCAGGAGGAGGCCATCGCGCAGCGCCGCTCCTGGGGCGAGAACCTCACCTACTACACAGGTATCGGCTACCTGGGCGGCGCCGTGGCCGGGGCCGCGCTGGGGCTCCGCGACGCCGCGCGGGGCGCAGAGCCCGGCGAGCCCGCCAAGATCCGGGCCAACCGTGTCCTCAACTCCTGCGGGAGCTCGGGCCGCCGCTTCGGCAACACACTCGGGGTCATAGGCCTCATGTACGCCGGGATCGAGAGCGCCATGGTCGCTgcccgcgaccgcgacgacTGGATCAATAGCGTCGCGGCAGGGCTAGGCACCGGCGCGCTCTTCCGGGCCGCCAACGGGCCGCGCTCAGCCGCCGTCGCGGGCGCCGTTGGAGGGGttctcgccggcgccgacgcggcCGCCAAGCAGGTTGGCAAGAGATACGTGCCCGCCCTCTGA
- the LOC120647576 gene encoding molybdate-anion transporter-like yields MEVFYYVVFGALAAVVAGLELGKSGKDRVATTSAFNSFKNNYVLVYSLMMSGDWLQGPYVYYLYRQYGFDKGDIGRLFIAGFGSSMLFGTIVGSLADKQGRKRACITYCISYILSCITKHSPEYRILMIGRILGGIATSLLFSAFESWLVAEHNKRGFDPQWLSITFSKAIFLGNGLVAIVSGLFANLLAENLGFGPVAPFDAAACFLAIGMAIIMSSWSENYGDTSESKDLMAQFKVAAKAIASDEKIALLGAIQSLFEGSMYTFVFLWTPALSPNEEDIPHGFIFATFMLSSMLGSSIASRLLARKLKVEGYMQIVFSISAVTLVLPVVTNFLVPPSSVKGGSISFGGCLQLLGFCTFEACVGIFWPSIMKMRSQYIPEEARSTIMNFFRIPLNLFVCVVLYNVNAFPITVMFGMCSIFLFMAVILQRRLMVVSDLHKSSTKAQEMIGEDEPLNP; encoded by the exons atgGAGGTGTTCTACTACGTCGTCTtcggcgcgctcgccgccgtcgtggcgGGGCTCGAGCTCGGCAAGAGCGGCAAGGACCGCgtcgccaccacctccgccttCAACTCCTTCAAGAACAACTACGTCCTCGTCTACTCCCTCATGATGT CCGGGGATTGGCTGCAGGGGCCCTACGTCTACTACCTCTACCGCCAGTACGGCTTCGACAAGGGCGACATCGGCCGCCTCTTCATCGCCGGCTTCGGATCCTCCATGCTCTTCGGCACCATCGTCGGCTCCCTCGCCGACAAGCA GGGCCGCAAGAGGGCCTGCATCACCTACTGCATCAGCTACATCCTCAGCTGCATCACCAAGCACTCGCCCGAGTACAGGATCCTCATGATCGGCCGCATTCTCGGCGGCATCGCCACCTCCCTGCTCTTCTCCGCCTTCGAGTCCTGGCTCGTCGCCGAGCACAACAAG AGAGGTTTTGATCCGCAATGGCTGTCCATCACATTCTCCAAGGCTATCTTCCTTGGGAATGGCTTAGTTGCCATTGTATCTGGCCTATTTGCAAACCTTCTTGCTGAAAACTTGGGTTTCGGTCCTGTGGCTCCTTTCGATGCGGCTGCATGCTTCCTGGCGATCGGGATGGCTATCATAATGTCATCATGGAGTGAAAACTATGGAGATACATCTGAAAGCAAGGACCTCATGGCCCAGTTCAAGGTTGCAGCAAAGGCAATTGCTTCAG ATGAAAAGATTGCATTGCTGGGCGCCATACAGTCATTGTTTGAGGGCTCAATGTACACTTTTGTCTTCCTATGGACTCCAGCGTTGAGCCCAAATGAAGAAGACATTCCTCATGGTTTTATCTTCGCTACATTCATGCTATCATCCATGTTGGGTAGCTCAATTGCGTCACGCCTGTTAGCCCGGAAGCTTAAGGTTGAGGGTTACATGCAGATTGTGTTTTCAATATCAGCTGTTACCCTTGTGCTCCCTGTTGTCACCAAC TTTTTAGTGCCACCATCTTCTGTGAAAGGAGGTAGCATATCATTTGGAGGCTGTCTTCAGCTTCTCGGTTTCTGCACCTTCGAGGCATGTGTTGGCATATTCTGGCCATCAATCATGAAGATGAGATCACAGTACATTCCTGAGGAGGCAAGGAGTACGATCATGAATTTCTTCCGTATTCCACTGAACCTGTTTGTTTGCGTGGTGCTTTACAAT GTGAATGCATTCCCTATCACTGTCATGTTTGGAATGTGTTCTATCTTCCTCTTCATGGCAGTGATCTTGCAGAGACGGCTGATGGTTGTTTCTGACCTACACAAATCATCTACAA AAGCACAAGAAATGATCGGGGAAGATGAGCCACTAAATCCTTAG